The Nitrobacter hamburgensis X14 sequence GCGATTGATCGCGATGCGGCGGACATTCTTCGCTTCGACCGATTTCGGCACCGTGACGGTCAGCACGCCATTCTTGAAGGCGGCCGAGGCCTTGTCCTCCTCGATATCCTGCAGTTGTATGCGCCGTTCGAACCGGCCGTAGTACCGCTCGCTGAAACGCCGTGCCTTGTCTTCCGATTCCGATTTTTTCTCGCCGGAGATCGAAAGAACGCCATTTGCGATTTCTAGGCTGACGTCCTTCTCATCGAGCCCGGGCAGTTCGGCTGTGATGCGCACCTCCTTGTCCGTCTCATCGATGTCGATCTGAGGCCAGCCGAGCCCGCTCAGTCGTGGGGGCGATCCGAACGGCGCAAGATCGAACCCGCGGAATACATCGTCGAAGATGCGGTTCATCTCGCGATGCAACGTAAAAAACGGATTCACGTCGGCACCACGATGGATGGTGACTTCGCGTCCGCCGTTATTCCAGGGAATGAGATCTTTGATACCCATAGCGTTATTCTCCTCGATTCAAGCGACTTCCGCCGCGAACCGCTGCGGAAATCTGTTCTTTGCCGATGCGAGCGTTGCTTCGCGGTCAGGCCGCCTTGTCGTCGATCTGCCGGACGTTCGGAGCGGACGAGCCGTCGATCGAAATTCGGCGCGGCTTCATGGCCTCGGGGACCTCGCGCACCAGTTCGATCTGGAGCAAGCCGTTGTCGAACGCGGCTCCCTTGACCTGGACATAATCCGCCAGATTGAACTGCCGCTTGAATGGCCGCGACGAGATGCCCTGGTACAGGAACTCGCGCTGGTACTTTTCCGACTTCCGGCCCTCGACCGTCAGCACGCTTTGTTCTGCGGTAATTGCGATTTCATCGGCCGAGAAGCCCGCCACCGCGAGCGAGATCTGGTAGCGGTCTTCGCCTAGGCGCTCGACGTTGCATGGTGGATAGTTGTCCTCCGCGCCGGCCTGTTGCGCTGCGTCCACGAGGTCGAACAGGCGGTCAAAACCGATGGTCGACCGCCAAAGGGGGGCAAAATCGTAGGTTGTTCTCATAGCCAAATCCTCCGTTGAGCAAGATGGGTACGAGTAGGCACCGGACACCTCCGGAACCCGTCTTCGCCGAGCCCCAGAAGGCGCCCGGACCGCTTATCGCGGCATGTCAAAAACTAGAAAAAGCGATCCCGGTTTCAAGGGGTTTGCTGATTTTTTTCGCGGTAACGCGGGAGGGGCCTCGTACCAAGCTTGGCCATGAGATCCTGTAAGGCGCTGGCAGGTCTCAGGGGCATGGCGTCCGTCGAAGGGCGAGCGCCTCGTTGCAGGCAAGTCTCCTGCTTTCGGCTATGCCGTCGGTGACGTCAGGAAGCCAGCGGCACGTCGAACGCGTAGACGAAGCCGTCCGACTCGTAGGTCAAATGCACGTCGCCCTTAAGTTGCTGGTCGGAGCGCGGCATCTGGGAAGACATTTTCAGTGCGCTGGCCGGGGCCGAGGATGCGCCGGACCGGATCCTTATCGACTATCGGCGTCGGCAAGCCGAAATAGGTCGCCTGAAAGCCGTTGGTTGCACGAAATCGTTCTGTGCGAGCAGGTCGTGGAGACAATGGAAGTCTGACCAGATCGAGAATTTCATATCTCGATCGAGAATTCTTGTTGCCGCCCGCGTTTTTTGCCGAATTGGGTGATGCGCTCATCGTAAGTCACCAGCGGGCAGCGAAGGTCGATCGCCGTGGCGATCAGAAGCCGGTCCGCAGGATCGCGGTGTTCAAGATGATGAAGCTGGTAGCTGCGAGCGGCGGCGCGATGCGCCAGCGGTACGCCCTCGAGGCCTGGTCGATCAAGAAAACGGTCGATCCACGCATCCACGGGAATGTCGAGTTCGATCCGTCCCGTATCGACAAGCAGGGCGATTTCCCAGGCCGTGACGGAGCTGAGGAAAATTGTTCCGCCATTCCGCCAGCAATTGTCGATCAAAGCGCGGGTCGAATGATGCAAACGGTCGTTGCCGCTGTCGAGCCATAAGGCGATGTGCGTGTCGAGCAGGAGAGCCTCAGTCACCGCTCGACCTCCCTGCCAGTCTCCGCGTCGGGCACTACGTCCAGAATTGGTGCGGTCAGGTCCACGCCTTCGGCAATCCGCACGGACTTCTTGTGAGCCCCAAACAACGTTCCCGCGCGTGCGCCTTGCTCCAGCAAGCGCCGCATCGCCAGTGCGACCGCCTCGGTCTTGTTGCCGCCTGTCATTTTCTCTGCAGCCTCCTCGACAAGCGCGACGACGTCTGGACGATTGATGGTGATTACGGTCGCCATGATTTGCTCCAGTCAGCATGTCATTACATGTATAATGATAACGTGCAAATGCAATGATGTCGTCCGGCGAGATTATGTCGCCTTCGCCTTGAGCCTGCCGAGCGGTGCGATGCACGATATGCGCGGCCTGGTTCGACGCCGCCTGCCCGACCGGCTTCAGGCCGGAACGGCCGCCGGCGCCGAACCGTCTCGGAGTGGCGGATCGATTTTGGGCCGGGCATCGGACGATCTATCTCGCCTTTACACCGGCAAGGCGCTGATCCGCGATTATATCAACGCCACCCTCGGCTTCGATACACTCGGTGCGGCCGTCTCGATCGACCCGAAGAATCTGATGCGCATGTTCGGGCCGCGCGGCAACCCGCGTCTCGGAAATCTGTCGGCCGTGCTGCGCGAACTTAATCGGCGCGAGGCGGTCCATTTGAAAGTCGAGCCGGAACGCTTGGCGGGCTGGCGGCCGAAACCCGATGACCTTGGCACGCCAAACATTCTGAATATCGCGGGACCCGGGTCGATTGCCAGGCCCGCCGCTCGCGGCGATGTAAGCTCGGTCGTTATTTCCAGCGATGCCCTCAGCGAGCTTGGACCTCATCCCGCACCCTTCATCTCGGCAGATCACTACTAGCCGCTCAGCCTGTACGGATGAGATCGACAAGCAGTTTCTTTCCGGTCGTGATATTATTTTGCTGCGTGGGCGACCTCGTGGCGGAGCGCGGTGCATCGGCTGAAAGCGCTGCCGGGCAGCCTTATTCGAGCCTTGCCGGATTGAGGCGCCCGCGCGCCTTTTTTGGCGGGCGCGGGCGCCAGGCTTCGACAAAGTGCTCGTAGCCCTTCTGTGCCTGTTCGGCGACGCGCATTTCCTGGTTCCGGAGTTTCTTGACGTTGTAGGCGTAGGCGGGGCCGCGCGTGTTGCCTTTCTTCTGCGGTCGGCCGGCTTGCAACTCCATGCCGCGCATTTTGTGGGCAACGAGACTGGGGCGTGCCCAGAGGTAGTTCGTTTCTTTCGTCAGCATATGCCAGCACAGGACGGTCAGCTTGCGCGCCACTGCAACGGCAGCGACCTGATGGCCCCGCCTGGCCCGGACGCGGA is a genomic window containing:
- a CDS encoding Hsp20/alpha crystallin family protein, whose translation is MGIKDLIPWNNGGREVTIHRGADVNPFFTLHREMNRIFDDVFRGFDLAPFGSPPRLSGLGWPQIDIDETDKEVRITAELPGLDEKDVSLEIANGVLSISGEKKSESEDKARRFSERYYGRFERRIQLQDIEEDKASAAFKNGVLTVTVPKSVEAKNVRRIAINRND
- the hspB gene encoding small heat shock protein HspB, with amino-acid sequence MRTTYDFAPLWRSTIGFDRLFDLVDAAQQAGAEDNYPPCNVERLGEDRYQISLAVAGFSADEIAITAEQSVLTVEGRKSEKYQREFLYQGISSRPFKRQFNLADYVQVKGAAFDNGLLQIELVREVPEAMKPRRISIDGSSAPNVRQIDDKAA
- a CDS encoding type II toxin-antitoxin system VapC family toxin, with amino-acid sequence MTEALLLDTHIALWLDSGNDRLHHSTRALIDNCWRNGGTIFLSSVTAWEIALLVDTGRIELDIPVDAWIDRFLDRPGLEGVPLAHRAAARSYQLHHLEHRDPADRLLIATAIDLRCPLVTYDERITQFGKKRGRQQEFSIEI